Proteins from one Bdellovibrio svalbardensis genomic window:
- a CDS encoding endonuclease MutS2 — MQDLVVLDWIEILEKIKSHATSDAGREAVMGIKPHRSETEAYASFHEIAHATEVLNQGVRPYMSSLDLYSTWILRLKKNAVLKTLEIKDVRSFCLEALALKEALHEVQNEWAQTISKSLMDAEEPVSAIDQIITGGGEIRSDASETLYRLFKEKERLAREVQQSMDRLVKAHQMENVIQDKYVTTRDGRWVIPVRSGMQSHLPGVIHGSSQSKQTVFVEPQAVIPNNNRLRQIEVEIEDEIERLLTELSKYLSSKSTDIESTRLLMEECDVRFAQAQFANQVNAQPIEFSTDSMELIEVRHPLLQLAGKKVVSNTVLLDGHKSILLLSGPNAGGKTVLLKSIGLAAQMARCGLPICASETSKIPFFKDILIGIGDAQSVDEELSTFAAHLKILGKAASVKGHQNLILIDEICGSTDPEEGSALARSFIETFSTNDIFGVITSHLGPLKSGWEDDSRVLNGSLEYDPKTGRPTYQFIAGIPGDSLAIQTAKRVGVAQSIVQRAMDILAPATRARLEGLEQIERLKADISVLQDNLRKETKKAVETKKKYEGLLEQFNKDKDEWLQRTLKKAERKVEEAIAQAKVTETFKRHTALQEIKYNLPEIVKAKPITQPGAPETAQEFAKKFPPGSKVFVQTLNQDGIVQSTPNSKGEVMILSGSIRLQLHWQDLRPPGKPQNPTSQLVRQSSNVTVALADEDRTLDLRGKTVEDALSDLEVALDKASTAREDRMKIIHGHGTEALKKAVRTYLSRSMYVKKWKAGSPEGGGDGITWVELGEL; from the coding sequence ATGCAAGATCTCGTCGTACTTGATTGGATCGAAATTTTAGAGAAAATTAAGTCTCACGCAACGAGCGATGCCGGCCGCGAGGCAGTCATGGGAATCAAACCTCACCGCTCCGAAACCGAGGCTTATGCTAGCTTCCATGAGATTGCTCATGCGACTGAAGTGCTCAACCAAGGTGTCCGACCTTATATGAGCAGCTTGGATCTCTATTCCACTTGGATTTTACGTCTCAAGAAAAACGCGGTCCTTAAGACTTTGGAAATCAAAGACGTGCGCAGCTTCTGTCTTGAAGCCTTGGCGCTGAAGGAAGCTTTGCATGAAGTGCAAAACGAATGGGCGCAAACTATTTCTAAAAGCTTGATGGATGCCGAGGAACCCGTTTCCGCCATCGATCAAATCATCACTGGTGGCGGCGAGATTCGCTCAGATGCCAGTGAAACTTTGTATCGCTTGTTCAAAGAAAAAGAACGCCTGGCCCGGGAAGTTCAACAATCCATGGATCGCCTGGTTAAAGCGCATCAAATGGAAAATGTCATTCAAGACAAATACGTCACAACTCGTGACGGGCGCTGGGTGATTCCAGTGCGTTCTGGAATGCAATCGCATCTTCCAGGCGTGATCCACGGATCTTCTCAGTCAAAACAGACTGTCTTCGTTGAACCACAAGCAGTTATCCCAAACAACAATCGTTTGCGCCAAATTGAAGTTGAAATCGAAGACGAAATTGAAAGACTTTTAACGGAACTTTCAAAATATCTTTCATCAAAATCCACAGACATTGAAAGCACTCGTCTTTTAATGGAAGAGTGTGACGTGCGCTTCGCCCAGGCTCAGTTCGCCAATCAGGTAAACGCTCAACCGATCGAGTTTTCAACTGACAGCATGGAGCTGATCGAAGTTCGCCATCCTTTGTTGCAATTGGCAGGAAAAAAAGTCGTTTCGAACACCGTGCTCTTGGACGGTCATAAAAGCATTCTTCTTCTCAGCGGTCCCAATGCCGGTGGTAAAACCGTTTTGCTAAAGTCGATTGGACTTGCCGCCCAGATGGCGCGCTGTGGACTTCCGATTTGCGCAAGTGAAACTTCCAAGATTCCTTTCTTTAAAGACATCCTTATCGGCATCGGCGATGCCCAAAGTGTGGATGAGGAACTCAGTACCTTCGCAGCACATCTAAAAATCCTGGGCAAAGCGGCTTCAGTCAAAGGGCATCAGAACCTAATCTTGATTGACGAAATCTGCGGCTCGACGGACCCCGAAGAAGGCAGCGCCCTTGCAAGAAGCTTCATTGAAACATTTTCGACCAATGACATCTTTGGCGTAATCACTTCTCACTTAGGACCATTGAAGTCGGGCTGGGAAGATGACAGCCGCGTCTTGAATGGCAGCCTTGAGTACGATCCCAAAACAGGCCGCCCGACTTATCAGTTTATCGCTGGTATTCCTGGCGACTCTTTGGCAATTCAAACGGCGAAACGTGTTGGCGTTGCTCAAAGCATCGTCCAAAGAGCCATGGACATCCTGGCTCCTGCGACTCGCGCCCGACTGGAAGGACTTGAGCAAATCGAACGCCTGAAAGCCGACATCTCTGTGTTGCAGGATAATCTGCGCAAAGAAACTAAGAAAGCGGTCGAAACAAAAAAGAAATACGAAGGCCTGCTCGAACAGTTCAATAAAGACAAAGATGAGTGGTTGCAGCGAACTTTGAAAAAAGCCGAGCGCAAAGTCGAAGAGGCCATTGCACAAGCTAAGGTCACAGAAACTTTCAAACGCCACACGGCCCTTCAGGAGATTAAGTATAATCTTCCGGAAATCGTAAAAGCCAAGCCGATCACTCAGCCGGGAGCTCCGGAGACGGCGCAGGAGTTTGCAAAGAAATTCCCGCCAGGTTCAAAAGTTTTTGTACAAACCTTGAACCAAGACGGCATCGTACAATCCACGCCGAACAGCAAAGGCGAAGTGATGATCTTGTCTGGCTCGATCCGTCTGCAACTGCATTGGCAGGATCTGCGACCTCCTGGAAAACCGCAAAACCCGACGTCGCAATTGGTGCGCCAAAGCTCCAACGTCACCGTTGCATTAGCGGATGAAGATCGAACTCTCGATCTGCGCGGGAAAACCGTCGAAGATGCCCTGTCTGATTTGGAAGTGGCATTGGATAAAGCCTCAACGGCTCGAGAAGATCGTATGAAGATCATTCATGGGCATGGAACCGAGGCTTTGAAAAAAGCGGTGCGCACTTATTTATCTAGATCGATGTATGTAAAGAAATGGAAAGCAGGATCTCCGGAGGGTGGTGGCGATGGCATCACCTGGGTCGAGCTCGGCGAACTCTAA
- a CDS encoding lipase maturation factor family protein, with amino-acid sequence MQAVHYEVASWFLSKSLALSYFIAFLSLLPQVLGLYGRQGILSIDHLLYLLDSEMGSERFFHMPSLFWILSSDSAIRFVCFLGMFAASLAFLGFSQSWMFLICWLCYLSFVSCGQNFLSYQWDSLLLEFGFLGLFMAPWRFEWVPFGAHVLNPIILVLCWLLLFKLMLSSGVVKLTHKDASWKNLTALTYHYWTQPLPNPIAYFLHKAPALFQKLSTLVMFSIELIVPVFIFITGTPQAVAAWLLILLQILIILSGNFAFFNVITIGLCLGVIPDPFWKISVSKWIIASAFPTEIALLAFILLVPAAYFWVYKTIFEKSKTLDFLLPYMRFLYPFRISNPYGLFAVMTKNRPELVIEGSNDGLHWQEYEFRFKPASVTKMPSVVAPHQPRLDWQLWFASLESFGENLWLQNLIARMFAESREVQSLLGTDPFGGKSPKFLRILKYEYTFSDLQTLRKKGQWWERRFVEVYSPTFERDEFVA; translated from the coding sequence ATGCAAGCAGTTCACTATGAAGTTGCAAGCTGGTTTCTCAGCAAGTCACTGGCATTGTCTTACTTCATTGCTTTTCTGTCTCTGCTTCCCCAAGTTCTGGGACTGTACGGAAGACAGGGCATTCTTTCGATCGATCATCTCTTGTATTTGCTGGATTCCGAAATGGGTTCGGAGCGTTTTTTTCATATGCCCTCCTTATTTTGGATCCTATCCAGCGACTCGGCCATTCGCTTCGTTTGCTTCCTTGGAATGTTCGCCGCGTCTTTGGCATTTTTAGGATTCAGCCAAAGCTGGATGTTTCTCATTTGCTGGCTTTGCTATCTTTCCTTCGTCAGTTGCGGGCAGAACTTTTTGTCATATCAATGGGACAGTCTGCTTTTGGAGTTTGGTTTCCTCGGCCTATTCATGGCACCTTGGCGATTTGAGTGGGTTCCTTTTGGGGCCCATGTTTTAAACCCCATCATCTTGGTTTTGTGCTGGTTGCTGCTGTTTAAGCTGATGCTGTCTTCAGGTGTCGTGAAACTGACACACAAAGATGCGAGTTGGAAAAATCTGACGGCTCTGACATACCACTACTGGACTCAACCCCTGCCCAATCCAATTGCATATTTCCTTCACAAGGCTCCCGCGCTCTTTCAAAAACTCAGTACACTTGTGATGTTTTCTATTGAGCTTATTGTTCCCGTATTTATTTTCATCACGGGAACACCACAGGCCGTGGCTGCCTGGCTTTTAATTCTACTTCAAATTCTCATTATTCTTTCTGGCAACTTTGCTTTCTTCAATGTCATTACAATCGGTCTTTGCTTGGGAGTGATCCCAGATCCTTTCTGGAAGATTTCAGTTTCAAAATGGATTATCGCCTCCGCTTTCCCGACTGAAATAGCCTTGCTGGCTTTTATACTTTTGGTGCCAGCTGCCTATTTCTGGGTCTACAAAACCATTTTCGAAAAAAGTAAAACATTAGACTTTCTGCTCCCTTATATGCGCTTCCTTTATCCTTTTCGCATTTCCAATCCCTACGGGCTTTTTGCGGTGATGACAAAGAACCGCCCAGAGTTGGTAATTGAGGGCAGCAACGACGGATTGCACTGGCAAGAGTATGAGTTCAGGTTCAAACCGGCCTCTGTCACGAAGATGCCGTCCGTGGTGGCGCCCCATCAGCCTCGTCTAGACTGGCAATTGTGGTTTGCATCTTTGGAAAGTTTCGGTGAAAATTTGTGGCTGCAGAACCTGATTGCCAGGATGTTTGCAGAGTCCCGAGAAGTTCAAAGTTTGTTGGGCACAGATCCTTTTGGCGGCAAATCTCCAAAATTTCTGCGCATACTCAAGTACGAATACACTTTCAGTGACCTGCAAACTCTACGTAAAAAAGGTCAATGGTGGGAACGCCGATTTGTAGAAGTTTATAGTCCAACTTTTGAAAGAGATGAATTCGTTGCATGA
- a CDS encoding PAS domain-containing sensor histidine kinase, which produces MIADQQPLFDSNIEMSGEFGRDWTPVSLNGPWSEVFGWSLEELLQTPFYKLIHAEDLQKTVELGAYTFTTPHPISIENRIRCKNGHYREILWDIFVTPGTDKVLVYIRDITKLKVERFLAQKSQQVAHIGSWSLDYSDLQVCWTEETYRIFGVHPDTFTPDFKNVFSFYSPEDVEELRLYYNTLPESARESDREIQIFKPNGETAFIRLTARVLKNNGVNVYLFGTVQDISAEREVKRRLVQAKEEAELASKIKTDFLANISHEIRTPMNSIIGMVDILSETSLTEEQRQYADVLSRASENLLRILNDVLDLAKLEANQLRFENIAFNVHDVIYRSVELVKHRIENKKLNLEVNIEPSVNTIIYGDPARIEQVFNNLLANAVKFTEQGTIQIHAHKSNQPQFIAFKVIDTGIGIPPESIPHLFRRFYQVDSSISRRYGGTGLGLSICKEIIERMGGKIEVNSVEGQGSSFNVLIPLSVR; this is translated from the coding sequence ATGATCGCAGATCAACAGCCGCTGTTTGATTCCAATATCGAGATGAGTGGAGAGTTCGGGCGCGATTGGACACCTGTATCTCTGAACGGACCGTGGTCTGAAGTGTTTGGTTGGAGTCTCGAGGAGCTTCTACAGACTCCATTTTACAAACTCATTCACGCCGAAGATTTGCAAAAAACAGTTGAACTGGGCGCATACACCTTCACAACTCCCCACCCGATCTCTATTGAAAATCGCATTCGCTGCAAGAATGGTCACTATAGAGAAATTCTCTGGGATATCTTTGTCACACCAGGCACCGATAAGGTTTTAGTTTATATTCGCGACATTACAAAGCTCAAGGTTGAGAGATTCCTAGCTCAGAAGTCCCAGCAAGTCGCTCACATCGGCAGTTGGTCATTGGATTACAGTGATTTACAAGTTTGTTGGACTGAAGAAACATATCGCATTTTCGGAGTTCATCCAGATACGTTCACTCCAGATTTTAAAAATGTTTTTTCTTTCTACAGCCCTGAAGACGTCGAGGAACTTAGACTCTACTATAACACCTTACCCGAATCAGCCCGGGAATCAGATCGCGAAATTCAAATTTTCAAACCCAACGGTGAAACGGCCTTCATTCGTCTTACCGCCCGAGTTCTCAAAAATAATGGCGTGAATGTTTATCTCTTTGGAACAGTTCAAGACATTTCTGCCGAAAGAGAAGTCAAGCGACGCCTGGTTCAGGCGAAGGAAGAAGCCGAGCTTGCGAGTAAAATCAAAACGGACTTTCTGGCAAACATCAGCCATGAAATACGTACTCCGATGAACTCCATCATCGGCATGGTGGACATACTGAGTGAAACATCTCTGACCGAGGAACAACGTCAATACGCGGATGTTCTTTCACGAGCTTCTGAAAATCTACTGCGCATCTTGAATGACGTTTTGGACTTGGCAAAACTTGAAGCGAACCAGTTAAGATTTGAGAACATCGCTTTTAATGTTCATGATGTTATCTATCGTTCTGTTGAGCTGGTGAAACATAGAATCGAGAATAAAAAATTAAATCTCGAAGTTAACATTGAGCCTTCAGTGAATACTATTATCTACGGAGATCCAGCACGCATTGAGCAGGTGTTTAACAACCTCCTTGCCAACGCCGTCAAATTCACTGAACAAGGTACAATTCAAATTCATGCTCACAAAAGCAATCAACCGCAATTTATTGCCTTCAAAGTTATAGACACCGGAATCGGCATTCCTCCTGAAAGTATTCCTCATCTGTTCCGACGCTTCTATCAAGTCGATTCATCCATCTCACGAAGATACGGTGGCACCGGTTTGGGTCTAAGCATCTGCAAGGAAATTATTGAACGTATGGGAGGAAAGATTGAAGTGAACAGCGTCGAAGGACAAGGATCTTCATTCAATGTTCTGATTCCACTTTCTGTCCGCTGA
- a CDS encoding PBECR2 nuclease fold domain-containing protein — protein sequence MAKTKAKAVTKGKAPVKTTVKATGKVPGKVTVKAPAKKKAASVVDKEFILVDEAAGLIFENEQDLQGYFAPAIQKLEAEYQALRSEDDFTDEEQIEREHFLDACLDDPDEVWMDDKTVEDYPIFIYIKEIEEGDIAFKYVAIAYVSSEEEYPTFVFIHFPTKDSRVWQNYQRGEMAFDRDYEEASVGGVEGDALLEGDPLAIGLYQAMIKVRSDKDIPQDKFQDFAALREETIESADEIWRKNDLDGNVLVCFIKEFPDHEVKDLTYIAVTQEDEDSNVHSLLFSFPTTDSALADRYRQGENLQADEVSQESSH from the coding sequence ATGGCAAAGACGAAGGCAAAAGCAGTAACAAAGGGAAAAGCCCCTGTTAAAACGACAGTGAAAGCCACTGGTAAAGTCCCTGGTAAAGTCACCGTAAAAGCCCCGGCGAAAAAGAAGGCGGCTTCTGTGGTGGACAAAGAGTTCATTCTTGTTGATGAAGCTGCCGGTCTTATTTTTGAAAACGAGCAAGATCTTCAAGGCTATTTTGCACCCGCTATTCAAAAATTAGAGGCTGAGTACCAAGCTCTTCGATCTGAAGATGATTTCACTGACGAAGAACAAATCGAACGCGAACATTTTCTTGACGCTTGTTTGGACGATCCTGATGAAGTTTGGATGGACGATAAGACCGTCGAAGACTATCCGATTTTTATTTACATTAAAGAGATCGAAGAAGGGGACATCGCTTTCAAGTATGTCGCCATTGCGTACGTATCGTCTGAAGAGGAATATCCAACCTTCGTGTTCATCCATTTCCCGACAAAAGACAGCCGTGTTTGGCAGAACTATCAACGCGGCGAAATGGCTTTTGACAGGGATTATGAAGAAGCTTCTGTAGGCGGAGTTGAAGGGGACGCACTTCTTGAAGGCGATCCTTTGGCCATCGGACTTTATCAGGCGATGATTAAAGTGCGCAGTGATAAGGACATTCCTCAAGACAAATTCCAGGATTTTGCAGCTTTGCGCGAAGAAACCATTGAGTCGGCAGACGAAATTTGGCGTAAGAATGATCTGGATGGAAATGTTCTTGTCTGTTTCATCAAGGAATTCCCTGATCACGAAGTCAAAGATTTGACTTATATTGCGGTCACTCAAGAGGACGAGGATTCCAATGTTCATTCATTGTTGTTCTCATTCCCGACGACAGACAGTGCATTGGCAGATCGTTATCGCCAGGGTGAAAACCTTCAGGCCGATGAAGTCAGTCAAGAATCTTCGCACTAA
- a CDS encoding MFS transporter: MIWPYIFISYFSLFVFGLCDNVRGPLFPEILKAFAISDSMGSWMYALSSISGFISSYLARHLLRRYDRRFVLQGGAIALIISMLGMAASLNFWFFLVFSFFFGLSLGIVGLIPNVLVPLGSSSEKKQQLLAGLHAMYGVASLLSPLLAAGIEWLTGSWRWTFVVATIAPLGLLFYSFHSSHKDLHKKSEHSREHHHRNRKMNLKPQLFLALMVSFCVAAEIMISSRLALYMRRAWNYDMEQSSLYVTYFFVCMLIGRTMFAIVRFPTSIRNQLSISAASSAVMILLGINVHPLFLAGVGFTVAPFYPMSISWISSKFPHDLDAAVSYMMTTDSVMLVVMHLLVGKITDSAGISNALYLGPLFLLLSFLLTNTFEYFFERKPSAE; encoded by the coding sequence ATGATTTGGCCTTACATTTTTATTTCTTATTTCAGTCTTTTCGTCTTTGGCCTGTGTGACAATGTCCGCGGGCCTTTGTTTCCAGAAATTCTAAAAGCATTTGCTATCAGCGACTCCATGGGATCGTGGATGTATGCCTTAAGCTCGATCTCTGGATTTATTTCCAGCTATCTGGCGCGGCATTTGTTGCGTCGGTATGACCGTCGCTTTGTTCTTCAGGGCGGAGCCATTGCTTTGATTATTTCAATGCTCGGCATGGCGGCCTCGCTGAATTTTTGGTTTTTCTTGGTCTTTAGCTTTTTCTTCGGCTTGAGTTTGGGGATCGTGGGTCTTATTCCCAACGTTCTTGTTCCCTTGGGATCCAGTTCAGAAAAGAAGCAACAACTTTTGGCCGGCTTGCATGCAATGTATGGAGTTGCCAGTTTGCTATCGCCCTTACTGGCGGCGGGAATTGAGTGGCTGACGGGCAGTTGGCGTTGGACCTTTGTGGTCGCGACGATTGCACCACTGGGTTTGCTTTTTTATTCTTTTCACTCCAGTCATAAGGATCTTCATAAGAAATCCGAACACTCTCGCGAACATCACCATAGAAATCGCAAAATGAATTTGAAGCCACAGTTGTTTTTGGCCTTGATGGTCAGTTTCTGTGTGGCGGCTGAGATCATGATTTCCTCACGCTTGGCTTTGTATATGCGCAGGGCTTGGAATTACGACATGGAGCAGTCAAGTCTCTACGTAACTTATTTCTTTGTCTGCATGCTTATCGGAAGAACGATGTTTGCAATTGTGCGGTTTCCAACCAGCATTCGTAATCAACTGTCTATCTCAGCGGCTTCGTCGGCGGTGATGATTCTTTTGGGTATTAACGTGCATCCTCTTTTTTTGGCGGGTGTGGGCTTTACCGTGGCTCCGTTTTATCCTATGTCGATTTCGTGGATCTCTTCAAAGTTTCCCCATGATTTGGATGCGGCCGTGTCTTATATGATGACGACGGATTCGGTGATGTTGGTGGTGATGCACTTGTTAGTTGGAAAAATTACTGATAGCGCCGGAATTTCCAATGCGCTTTATCTCGGTCCGTTGTTTTTGTTATTGTCGTTCCTTCTTACAAATACCTTTGAATACTTTTTTGAAAGAAAGCCTTCGGCTGAATAA
- a CDS encoding S8 family peptidase, whose product MFSRKLWIASGCTALVFFGGLGYYVYQSEMSPARTQSSKKDSNRLFENSFITSQTDKVEDEPSALFNDPAISQAWGLKKSDAARAWSITKGSKEILVAIIDTGIDVNHEDLADNLWKNPGETGKDAQGRDKASNGVDDDNNGFIDDVHGWNFVSNNPKLDDNHGHGTHIAGIVGAEAGNGKGIIGISPQVSLMILKYYDPKVPSADNLKNTVASIKYAVKMGANIINYSGGGTEFSQEEHDAVAEAEKKGILFVAAAGNERSNSDQHHYYPADYKLRNIISVTAIDPATQVLSSSNYGVDTVDIAAPGQNILSCLPNNSYGYMTGTSQATAFVTGAAALVMAHKQNFQAEEVKRYILSTGDAQTQLASKTKSSRQLNLFKALAILDQGVSATGVVAVNTQNIKRFTADPNDKNSKLTAEDGVDQTASDMSHFGRSLIDAMGSKIKPSKVGTKQDGEGF is encoded by the coding sequence ATGTTTTCTCGCAAATTGTGGATTGCATCTGGCTGTACAGCATTAGTCTTCTTCGGAGGCCTTGGCTATTATGTCTATCAATCAGAAATGTCCCCTGCTCGCACACAAAGTTCCAAAAAAGACAGCAATCGTCTTTTCGAAAACTCTTTCATCACCTCACAAACTGACAAGGTCGAAGACGAGCCCAGCGCTTTGTTCAATGACCCTGCTATCAGTCAAGCTTGGGGCCTGAAGAAATCCGACGCTGCTCGCGCCTGGTCGATCACCAAAGGCAGCAAAGAAATTCTTGTCGCTATTATTGATACCGGTATTGATGTTAATCACGAAGATTTGGCGGACAACCTTTGGAAAAATCCTGGCGAAACCGGCAAAGATGCGCAAGGTCGCGACAAGGCCAGCAATGGCGTGGATGACGACAACAACGGCTTTATCGATGACGTCCATGGTTGGAACTTTGTTTCTAACAATCCCAAGCTTGACGACAATCACGGTCACGGAACTCATATTGCCGGCATCGTGGGTGCCGAAGCCGGTAACGGCAAAGGCATCATCGGGATCTCTCCGCAAGTCAGTTTGATGATTCTTAAATACTACGATCCAAAAGTTCCAAGTGCTGACAATCTTAAAAACACCGTAGCCTCTATTAAGTATGCGGTGAAAATGGGCGCAAACATCATCAATTACTCTGGTGGTGGCACTGAGTTCTCTCAAGAGGAACACGATGCTGTTGCTGAAGCTGAAAAAAAGGGAATCCTTTTTGTCGCCGCTGCGGGCAACGAACGCTCCAATTCAGATCAGCATCACTACTACCCTGCTGACTACAAGCTCAGAAACATTATCTCTGTGACAGCGATTGATCCTGCGACTCAAGTTCTGTCTTCTTCAAACTATGGCGTAGATACCGTGGATATCGCGGCTCCGGGACAAAATATTCTTTCATGTCTTCCCAACAACTCATATGGATACATGACAGGCACTTCGCAAGCGACAGCCTTTGTAACCGGTGCTGCGGCTTTGGTGATGGCTCACAAACAAAATTTCCAGGCTGAAGAAGTAAAAAGATACATTCTTTCAACAGGTGATGCTCAAACGCAGTTGGCTTCAAAAACCAAGTCATCTCGTCAGTTGAATCTTTTCAAAGCTTTGGCAATTCTGGATCAGGGCGTTTCCGCTACAGGTGTGGTGGCTGTGAACACACAGAACATCAAGCGCTTCACTGCAGACCCTAACGATAAGAATTCGAAGCTGACAGCAGAAGATGGCGTCGATCAAACCGCCTCTGACATGAGTCACTTCGGCCGTTCACTGATCGATGCCATGGGTTCAAAAATAAAACCGAGCAAAGTCGGCACCAAACAAGACGGCGAAGGTTTTTAA
- the lnt gene encoding apolipoprotein N-acyltransferase — MKWIQFFKHKAYDFLRLNFSPYALLSGILVGTSYIPFPPWALIFCYAPLWISVTNEKTSVKKAFWAGWLTQFTLTLIGFHWIGYTAHEFGQLPWAISIVALLLFCALMHLYVPAATALAVWLKNKLSLSVTATLFTIALLHTLLERIWPVIFEWHLGYTLLWAKIPAYHFADLIGFQGLSSLVLIFNAWVAYIWLQQSHLKKALSHLAALVALCILLILGGSLHNKNWNHFDGKVNATIIQANIGNLEKVYAEQGRGYQENITRRFTKLSKEAFLKFPNTDIFIWPETAFPDYLDQHLLGRKHTNILAEEMGPMGRPLITGAYSKDAKTDIKLDQSTYNALFLVDAQGNNLDKPYRKTELLAFGEYLPLSERFPFLLKLLPFVSNFGRGHGPDVMAWQFNGDTIHWGGQVCYEGLYPAFTRGLEEKGADILVNVTNDSWFGAPSEPRQHLYMTLARAIEVRRPLIRSTNTGISTAILANGDVQQKSPLHEEWSGEFVIKYLKNAPSTFYVTTGHWDWALLSLILLAILITGVFNARSRRT; from the coding sequence ATGAAATGGATACAATTTTTCAAGCATAAAGCCTACGATTTTCTTCGACTCAATTTTTCTCCTTACGCGCTTCTCTCTGGAATTCTCGTCGGTACCAGTTACATTCCGTTTCCACCTTGGGCTTTGATCTTCTGCTACGCTCCCCTTTGGATATCTGTCACGAACGAAAAAACTTCTGTGAAGAAAGCGTTCTGGGCCGGATGGCTGACTCAGTTCACTCTGACTTTGATTGGATTTCATTGGATTGGCTACACTGCTCATGAGTTTGGCCAACTCCCTTGGGCCATTTCAATTGTCGCTTTGCTGCTTTTTTGTGCGCTTATGCACCTGTACGTCCCTGCAGCAACGGCACTTGCTGTCTGGCTAAAAAATAAACTATCACTTTCGGTAACGGCCACTTTATTTACGATCGCCCTGCTGCATACTCTGCTTGAACGCATTTGGCCCGTTATTTTTGAATGGCATTTGGGTTACACGCTCTTGTGGGCAAAAATCCCCGCTTATCACTTTGCTGATCTGATTGGATTCCAAGGTCTGTCATCCCTCGTGCTTATCTTTAACGCATGGGTTGCTTATATCTGGCTACAACAAAGTCACCTCAAGAAAGCGCTCAGCCACTTGGCGGCCTTGGTCGCTCTTTGTATCTTGCTCATTCTGGGTGGATCTTTGCACAACAAAAACTGGAACCACTTCGATGGAAAAGTAAACGCCACGATCATCCAAGCCAACATTGGCAACTTGGAAAAAGTTTACGCGGAACAAGGACGCGGCTACCAAGAGAACATCACTCGCCGCTTTACAAAGCTGTCAAAAGAAGCCTTCTTGAAGTTCCCCAACACCGATATCTTTATCTGGCCCGAAACGGCCTTCCCCGACTACCTCGATCAACATCTTTTGGGACGCAAGCACACAAATATTTTAGCTGAAGAGATGGGCCCCATGGGCCGCCCCCTCATTACTGGTGCTTACTCCAAGGACGCAAAGACTGATATCAAGTTGGATCAATCAACTTATAACGCCCTTTTCCTTGTCGACGCTCAAGGAAACAATCTTGATAAGCCCTATCGCAAAACAGAGTTGTTGGCTTTTGGTGAATATCTGCCATTGAGCGAAAGATTCCCATTCTTGCTTAAACTCCTTCCATTTGTTTCAAATTTTGGACGAGGACATGGCCCCGATGTTATGGCTTGGCAATTCAATGGCGACACCATTCACTGGGGTGGTCAGGTTTGTTATGAAGGTTTGTATCCAGCCTTCACTCGCGGTCTTGAAGAAAAAGGCGCTGATATTTTGGTGAATGTTACAAATGATTCTTGGTTCGGAGCCCCTTCTGAACCACGCCAGCATCTTTACATGACCTTGGCTCGCGCCATCGAAGTGCGTCGCCCTTTGATTCGTTCAACGAACACAGGAATCAGCACCGCCATCTTGGCAAATGGTGACGTTCAACAAAAATCACCTCTCCATGAGGAATGGTCTGGTGAGTTCGTGATAAAGTATTTAAAAAATGCCCCTTCCACTTTTTATGTGACTACGGGCCATTGGGATTGGGCTCTTCTTTCACTCATCCTGCTTGCGATTTTAATTACAGGAGTTTTCAATGCAAGATCTCGTCGTACTTGA